From the genome of Canis lupus familiaris isolate Mischka breed German Shepherd chromosome 8, alternate assembly UU_Cfam_GSD_1.0, whole genome shotgun sequence, one region includes:
- the RTL1 gene encoding retrotransposon-like protein 1: MIEPSEDSFETMMERKNPSSKQMESSEGSSNTTVETSGSGAQEAAGPASGPAQGMKELPIDLRQDMEEPSSGPHREIKDPPNDLLQDLEESRNGSHQEVGDPSGEAPGTTEEASVNPRGARNKHGSDTDLASGREEEEQLEEEPETSEFMATVRSIISLYFRMQDLREQQRVAEEILMEAINAGRLPVPVNFSGDRREYHEFIVLCQLILQSYPSMFYNDRLRVGYIMCHLSGMALEWARALMNENSSLMSDFPAFLEAMSGMFEYRQAQRVAEDAMFNIRQGSRTAIEYINEFQGLVPTLGWSDEVLQAHLCQGLNEEIRHYLFRVPQPDSLESLIVLVLQIEEKLAERRAMLRLPPEARPRNLTWIDSPAPERWMVSSWLPCDARPAIDRNHLFLLLLVRVNPYHSVAVQALVDSGAGGNFMDERFAQEHYVELYEKPYPQMVQGVDGSLIGNEPVWLYTEPLVCIHQNHQESIEFDIVPSPNFSVILGIKWLRIHTPEVDWVRGRCTFHSPYCLQKCFRPPPPCIALERHAISLLPGLPPLYSDLADVFNPKEADDETSDQPSSDGSDDLSESEPSELQQAGDSDHSETFYECPSIAPWEPVGAGMQESARPRDDNWNAESMLTDKQDYIQIIPELFDQLHGATWFTKLELRGTIVEESMNIHQAEDVWKTAFGFELPKMKSYKPFPLSSDPVIPQNVLHFILKDMLGYFVLSYGQDVVVYSMSQEEHFQHVRQVLVRFRHHHVYCSLDRSQFHRHTVEFMGFVLTPKGVKLNKTIVTTVTGYPTPGSKKSLKHLLRFILPYQHFVERFSVIIEPLVRLLLNAPTFSWGDEEQEAFECLKRAFRKAPLLHHPKPQNPFYLETGVTKTALHASLIQIDEQTGKRVSCAFYSRIISPIEVAYSQLEMKILPIRASFMVWCRYLENTEEPIMILLNTEDLASLNNDRLTVLLPGHWVFFFSHFNFDVMERPAQEGGRPLPPVRNLTRRAFQHNTATRSRSLFTTGGYFGDRSLDSEEDDETEDASNQDEPNGRNLQQEFLALIPIDQIFHSFLAHFSVAQIRAVILHFFRGLLFWKDTLAVAALLVLLKLKRRLSMLPTPAWAAVRPPQRRWLRLGQAATLVPGSGTATAIAQLLTQVPPTVGTSAVPAQELAGLLLGPGHRQQRALLPLTRRGLQLTPGFWLLLCDFFGVRVGVWEGARPLPGGTRYLELHVVGDEDVVLREALQDDLQRYRQCGLHDGLQDTSQDEQENDVQEALSTDTPMVLQPLRHLPVPSEVLAFLSRHPPRVRSAYGQPDPVAQELAARALLRFLTTVYAQAPPAPIWAGQPRGEARLEELPDGEDNASLK, from the coding sequence ATGATAGAACCCTCTGAAGACTCATTTGAGACGATGATGGAGCGTAAGAATCCATCATCAAAACAAATGGAGTCCTCCGAGGGCTCATCCAACACCACCGTGGAGACATCAGGCAGCGGCGCGCAGGAGGCGGCGGGGCCCGCCAGTGGCCCAGCCCAGGGAATGAAAGAGCTGCCCATTGATCTCCGCCAAGACATGGAGGAGCCATCCAGTGGCCCACATAGGGAAATTAAGGATCCACCCAATGACCTACTCCAAGACCTGGAGGAGTCACGCAATGGTTCACATCAGGAAGTGGGGGATCCATCCGGTGAGGCACCTGGCACAACGGAAGAAGCATCAGTCAACCCAAGGGGAGCCCGAAACAAACACGGCAGCGACACTGACCTGGCCagcgggagggaggaggaggagcagctggAAGAGGAGCCCGAGACTTCGGAGTTCATGGCCACGGTGAGATCCATCATCTCTCTGTACTTCCGCATGCAAGACCTCAGAGAGCAACAAAGAGTAGCAGAAGAGATCTTGATGGAAGCGATCAACGCAGGCCGACTGCCCGTCCCGGTAAACTTCTCCGGCGACCGCAGAGAATACCACGAGTTCATCGTGCTCTGCCAACTGATCCTACAAAGCTACCCGAGCATGTTCTACAACGACCGCCTGCGAGTGGGGTACATCATGTGCCACCTCTCGGGCATGGCCTTAGAATGGGCCAGGGCTCTGATGAATGAAAACAGCTCCCTGATGAGCGACTTCCCCGCCTTCCTGGAGGCCATGTCAGGTATGTTCGAGTACCGCCAGGCGCAGCGTGTGGCCGAAGATGCCATGTTCAACATCAGGCAGGGGAGTCGCACCGCCATCGAATACATCAATGAGTTCCAGGGCCTGGTACCCACCTTGGGCTGGTCGGACGAAGTCCTGCAGGCCCACCTGTGCCAGGGGCTCAACGAGGAAATCAGGCACTATCTGTTCCGCGTCCCGCAGCCGGATTCGCTCGAAAGTCTCATCGTGCTCGTCCTGCAGATAGAAGAAAAGCTGGCAGAGCGAAGGGCGATGCTCAGGCTGCCCCCAGAGGCTCGCCCACGGAACCTGACCTGGATCGACTCACCTGCCCCGGAGAGGTGGATGGTTAGCAGCTGGCTGCCCTGCGACGCCCGGCCCGCCATCGACCGCAACcacctcttcctgctgctcctggTCAGGGTGAACCCCTACCACAGCGTCGCGGTTCAGGCCCTGGTCGACTCAGGGGCGGGCGGCAACTTCATGGATGAGAGGTTTGCCCAAGAGCACTATGTCGAGCTCTACGAGAAGCCCTACCCGCAGATGGTCCAAGGCGTGGACGGCTCACTGATCGGCAACGAACCTGTCTGGCTCTACACCGAGCCCCTGGTGTGCATCCATCAGAACCACCAGGAGTCCATCGAATTCGACATCGTTCCGTCCCCCAACTTCTCCGTGATATTAGGCATCAAGTGGCTCCGGATCCACACCCCCGAAGTCGACTGGGTCAGAGGCCGCTGCACCTTTCACTCTCCCTACTGCCTGCAGAAGTGCTTCCGCCCGCCCCCACCATGCATCGCACTGGAAAGACATGCCATCAGCCTGCTGCCCGGACTGCCGCCCCTGTACTCCGACCTGGCCGACGTGTTTAACCCGAAGGAAGCAGATGATGAGACTTCCGACCAGCCAAGCTCAGACGGATCCGATGATCTTTCTGAATCAGAGCCCTCTGAGCTTCAGCAGGCTGGAGACAGTGATCACAGCGAGACCTTTTACGAATGTCCCTCCATCGCGCCGTGGGAACCTGTGGGTGCCGGGATGCAAGAAAGTGCCAGGCCGCGGGATGACAACTGGAACGCGGAGAGCATGCTGACCGACAAACAAGACTACATACAGATCATTCCAGAACTATTCGACCAGTTACACGGAGCTACATGGTTCACGAAGCTGGAGCTGCGGGGGACCATCGTGGAGGAAAGCATGAACATACACCAAGCGGAGGACGTATGGAAAACAGCGTTTGGTTTCGAGCTCCCAAAGATGAAGAGCTACAAGCCCTTTCCACTATCCTCAGACCCGGTCATCCCTCAGAACGTGCTCCACTTTATCCTAAAGGACATGCTCGGCTACTTCGTGCTCTCTTACGGGCAGGACGTCGTGGTCTACTCAATGAGCCAGGAAGAACACTTCCAACACGTCCGCCAAGTCCTGGTCCGCTTCCGACACCACCACGTCTACTGCTCGCTGGACAGAAGCCAGTTCCACCGACACACGGTCGAATTCATGGGATTTGTCCTCACCCCCAAAGGGGTGAAACTGAACAAGACCATCGTGACCACCGTGACGGGGTACCCCACCCCTGGCTCTAAGAAGTCCCTGAAACACCTGCTCCGCTTCATCCTGCCCTACCAGCACTTCGTGGAGCGCTTCAGCGTCATCATAGAGCCCCTGGTGAGGCTGCTGCTGAACGCCCCAACGTTCTCCTGGGGAGACGAGGAGCAAGAGGCCTTCGAGTGCCTGAAGCGGGCTTTCCGCAAGGCGCCCCTCCTGCACCACCCCAAGCCGCAGAACCCCTTCTACTTGGAAACTGGCGTCACCAAGACAGCTCTGCACGCCTCCCTGATCCAGATAGACGAGCAGACCGGCAAGAGAGTCTCCTGCGCTTTCTACTCCCGAATTATCTCGCCTATCGAAGTCGCCTACTCTCAACTGGAAATGAAGATTCTTCCAATAAGGGCTTCCTTCATGGTGTGGTGCCGCTACCTGGAGAACACCGAGGAGCCCATCATGATCCTTCTCAACACAGAGGATCTAGCCTCTCTGAATAATGACAGGCTCACCGTACTTCTCCCCGGGCATTGGGTCTTCTTCTTCTCCCACTTCAACTTTGACGTCATGGAGCGGCCTGCGCAAGAGGGCGGCCGGCCTCTGCCACCCGTGAGAAACCTCACCCGAAGGGCTTTCCAGCACAACACTGCCACCCGGTCCAGGTCCCTGTTCACTACGGGAGGGTATTTCGGGGATCGGTCCCTAGACTCGGAGGAAGACGATGAGACTGAAGACGCATCGAACCAGGACGAGCCCAACGGGCGGAACCTCCAGCAGGAGTTCCTGGCTCTGATACCAATCGATCAAATATTCCACAGCTTCCTCGCCCACTTCAGCGTGGCCCAGATCAGGGCCGTCATCCTGCACTTCTTCCGGGGCCTCCTCTTCTGGAAGGACACCCTGGCCGTGGCAGCACTCCTGGTGCTGCTGAAGCTGAAGCGGCGCCTCTCCATGCTGCCCACGCCCGCCTGGGCGGCCGTGCGGCCCCCGCAGAGGCGCTGGCTGCGCCTCGGCCAGGCCGCGACCCTCGTCCCCGGCAGCGGCACGGCCACCGCCATCGCTCAGCtcctcacccaggtgccccccaccgtGGGCACGAGCGCCGTCCCGGCCCAAGAGCTGGCCGGGCTGCTCCTGGGCCCCGGCCACCGGCAGCAACGCGCCCTGCTCCCCCTGACCCGCCGGGGCCTGCAGCTCACACCCGGCTTCTGGCTGCTGCTGTGTGACTTCTTCGGGGTCCGAGTTGGCGTGTGGGAGGGAGCCCGCCCCCTCCCGGGGGGCACCCGCTATCTGGAGCTGCACGTCGTGGGTGATGAAGATGTCGTCTTGCGAGAAGCCCTGCAAGACGACCTGCAACGTTACCGTCAGTGTGGCCTGCATGACGGCCTGCAAGACACCTCGCAGGACGAGCAGGAGAACGACGTGCAGGAGGCCCTCAGCACCGACACCCCCATGGTCCTGCAGCCCCTCCGACACCTCCCCGTGCCCTCCGAAGTCCTCGCCTTCCTGAGCCGACACCCGCCCCGGGTCCGCAGCGCCTACGGGCAGCCTGACCCCGTCGCCCAGGAGCTGGCAGCCAGGGCCCTGCTCCGCTTTCTGACCACGGTCTACGCACAGGCACCACCGGCCCCCATCTGGGCGGGCCAGCCCCGGGGGGAAGCCAGGCTGGAAGAGCTGCCTGACGGCGAGGACAATGCGAGCCTCAAGTGA